Proteins encoded together in one Nostoc sp. PCC 7524 window:
- a CDS encoding PP2C family protein-serine/threonine phosphatase: MFKILVIDDDLSIQILLKRILQKQGYEVVAVSNGEEGIAQALAYRPALIICDWIMPGLNGLEVCHRIKTDPNLSTTFFILLTSLDSVADRVKGLDAGADDFITKPIEQNEMQARVRAGLRLHQLSRDLQNQKLRLEEELKEAAEYVRSLLPEPIRSPFTINSRFIPSQQLGGDCFDYYWLDSDSLAIYLLDTAGHGLKATLPSISVLNLLRSRAIKTLNYYQPSNVLKGLNETFQMNYQNDKYFTIWYGVYNRVTRQLTYASAGHPPAILISGTSPTSTEVQILRTPGMPVGMFPEAQYIDAYCNVQKLSSLYIFSDGAYEINKPDGTLWSLDGFVQILASVHHTVDYQLDHILNYLRALNSKDTFADDLSILQIKFD; encoded by the coding sequence ATGTTTAAAATATTAGTCATTGATGATGACCTCTCTATCCAAATACTACTCAAACGCATCTTGCAAAAACAAGGCTATGAGGTAGTTGCTGTTAGTAATGGTGAGGAAGGCATTGCTCAAGCACTAGCTTATCGTCCAGCACTGATTATTTGTGATTGGATTATGCCTGGCTTGAATGGATTAGAAGTTTGTCATCGGATTAAGACAGATCCTAACTTATCCACAACCTTCTTTATTTTATTAACATCTTTAGATTCTGTAGCCGATCGCGTCAAAGGTTTAGATGCTGGTGCTGATGATTTTATCACTAAACCCATTGAACAAAATGAAATGCAAGCCAGAGTCCGAGCCGGATTGAGACTACATCAATTGAGTCGAGATTTGCAAAACCAAAAACTCCGCCTAGAAGAAGAACTCAAAGAAGCCGCAGAATATGTGCGATCGCTTCTACCAGAACCCATCCGCTCACCCTTTACCATCAACTCTCGCTTCATCCCTTCACAGCAACTTGGTGGCGATTGTTTTGATTACTACTGGCTAGATTCTGACTCCCTAGCTATATACCTCCTAGATACAGCAGGGCATGGACTAAAAGCTACTCTTCCTTCCATTTCCGTACTGAATCTGTTACGTTCCCGTGCTATTAAAACTCTCAATTACTATCAACCTAGTAATGTCTTAAAAGGTTTAAATGAAACCTTTCAAATGAATTATCAAAATGACAAATACTTTACTATTTGGTATGGAGTTTATAACCGAGTCACACGACAGCTAACCTACGCCAGTGCTGGACATCCACCAGCCATTTTAATATCTGGAACATCACCAACTAGCACCGAAGTTCAAATTTTGAGAACTCCTGGTATGCCAGTAGGTATGTTTCCAGAAGCACAATATATTGATGCTTACTGCAATGTACAAAAGTTGAGTAGTCTGTATATTTTTAGTGATGGTGCTTATGAAATCAACAAACCAGATGGTACACTCTGGAGTCTAGATGGTTTTGTCCAGATACTTGCCAGCGTACATCATACTGTTGATTACCAACTTGATCATATATTGAATTATCTCAGGGCTTTGAACTCCAAAGATACCTTTGCAGATGATTTATCAATACTACAAATTAAATTTGATTAA
- a CDS encoding DUF1350 family protein produces the protein MDWKEIRGNWVLIPPNPVGIIHFLGGAFVATAPHITYRWLLEQVAAKGYVIIATPFVNTLDHIAIAQSVLLNFDRTIERLHDSGALRKLYLPTYGLGHSMGCKLHLLIGSLFPVERAGNILISFNNYAAKDAIPLVEQFNSTLMIEFTPSPLETNKLVQERYNIRRNLLIKFNNDNLDQSAALTKILQARFPEMVTAQILPGTHTTPLGQDIKWQTGSSFSPWDAVGQWFKQEVYRDLNQLKRSLLLWLNPLSPP, from the coding sequence ATGGATTGGAAAGAAATTAGAGGTAACTGGGTACTGATTCCCCCAAATCCCGTGGGTATCATCCATTTCTTAGGGGGTGCATTTGTTGCTACTGCACCTCATATAACTTATCGTTGGCTACTAGAACAAGTAGCCGCTAAAGGATATGTCATTATTGCTACGCCCTTTGTCAATACCTTAGATCATATTGCGATCGCTCAATCTGTATTGCTCAATTTTGATCGCACCATAGAACGACTACACGATTCTGGCGCACTCCGCAAGCTTTACCTCCCCACCTATGGACTTGGACACAGTATGGGGTGTAAACTCCACCTACTCATCGGTAGTCTATTTCCAGTCGAACGAGCAGGTAATATCTTAATATCCTTTAATAACTATGCAGCTAAAGACGCTATTCCCTTGGTGGAACAGTTCAATTCTACTTTGATGATTGAATTTACTCCCTCACCACTAGAAACTAACAAACTGGTGCAGGAAAGGTATAATATCCGTCGCAACTTATTAATTAAGTTCAATAACGATAACCTTGATCAATCAGCAGCTTTAACTAAAATCCTACAAGCACGCTTTCCGGAGATGGTGACAGCACAAATCTTACCAGGAACCCACACGACACCGTTAGGTCAAGATATCAAATGGCAAACAGGCTCATCCTTCAGTCCCTGGGATGCTGTGGGACAATGGTTTAAACAGGAAGTATATCGGGACTTAAACCAGCTAAAACGCTCTCTACTGTTATGGTTAAATCCCCTATCACCACCATAA